From one Rosa rugosa chromosome 4, drRosRugo1.1, whole genome shotgun sequence genomic stretch:
- the LOC133744548 gene encoding uncharacterized protein LOC133744548, with amino-acid sequence MIRGVGLEIRREIQEQQMERLRECAVYYVSRLLGEAEARYPKTERICLALIYAVQRLRHYFLAHKLHLMVKTDPVRYLLTKPILSGRLARWLLQLAEFDIECVTPRAIKGQAVVNMLALFHGSEEISLIRDIPRVLPEMVGMLTDEETGGHQSWTLFFDGSATSNGGGAGVVLIDPAGNIKALSFKLSFPCTNNIAEYEAFIIGMSTAVEMGVRNINIIGDSNLVISQMRGNFAVKEAALAPYRTLAQKLIRVFDQATLEHIPGSTNRYADALATIGSKLSFTMEQPNVMVTHKSKPST; translated from the exons ATGATCAGAGGTGTCGGCTTAGAGATTAGAAGAGAAATTCAAGAGCAACAGATGGAGAGATTGAGG GAATGCGCCGTGTACTATGTGAGTCGCTTGTTGGGAGAAGCTGAAGCACGCTATCCTAAGACTGAGAGGATCTGCCTTGCGCTTATCTACGCGGTACAAAGATTGCGTCACTACTTCCTGGCTCACAAGCTCCATCTCATGGTGAAGACTGATCCAGTAAGGTACCTGCTCACAAAACCAATCTTATCTGGCCGGTTGGCTAGGTGGTTGCTGCAACTGGCAGAGTTCGATATTGAGTGCGTAACACCCCGGGCCATTAAGGGGCAAGCAGTAGTCAACATGCTTGCTTTATTCCATGGAAGTGAGGAAATTTCACTCATACGAGACATTCCTCGGGTATTACCAGAAATGGTAGGAATGCTCACTGATGAAGAAACAGGGGGCCATCAATCTTGGACTCTCTTCTTTGATGGGTCGGCCACGAGTAATGGAGGTGGAGCTGGAGTCGTGTTAATAGACCCTGCAGGCAACATTAAAGCTTTGTCATTCAAGTTGAGTTTTCCATGCACTAATAATATAGCTGAATATGAAGCTTTTATTATTGGCATGTCTACCGCAGTAGAAATGGGTGTGAGGAATATCAATATCATTGGAGATTCAAACCTTGTTATTAGCCAAATGAGAGGCAATTTCGCAGTAAAAGAAGCAGCTCTGGCACCATACAGGACCTTAGCCCAGAAATTGATCAGAGTGTTTGATCAAGCAACTCTGGAACACATACCCGGATCTACTAATAGGTATGCGGATGCCTTGGCTACTATCGGGTCCAAGCTGTCATTCACAATGGAGCAACCAAATGTCATGGTTACCCATAAAAGCAAACCATCCACATAA